In Paenibacillus sonchi, a single genomic region encodes these proteins:
- a CDS encoding SOS response-associated peptidase, whose translation MCGRYTITVSLEELMLWYLIEDTTIVHYAPKYNAAPMQSIPAVIHDGKQNRLGELRWGLVPSWAKEDKIGSKMINARSESLQDKPAFRNLISTRRCIIPADGFYEWKQQNGRKQPMRITLKSGELFSMAGLYDIWMDASGNRLSTCTIITTGANSLMADIHDRMPVILSREAESEWLDRNNRQVPDLMKLLRPYAAEQMRAYPVSSAVGNVRNDAKELVDEVNESAG comes from the coding sequence ATGTGCGGAAGATATACCATTACCGTAAGCTTGGAAGAATTGATGCTGTGGTATTTGATTGAGGACACCACGATTGTCCATTATGCGCCGAAATACAACGCGGCCCCGATGCAGTCTATCCCGGCGGTCATTCATGACGGCAAACAGAACAGGCTCGGAGAGCTGCGCTGGGGGCTTGTTCCCTCCTGGGCCAAAGAGGACAAAATCGGCAGCAAAATGATCAATGCACGCAGTGAATCGCTCCAGGACAAGCCTGCCTTCAGAAACCTGATCAGTACGCGCCGCTGCATCATCCCGGCAGACGGATTCTATGAATGGAAACAGCAGAACGGAAGGAAGCAGCCGATGCGGATTACGCTGAAAAGCGGGGAGCTTTTTTCCATGGCCGGCCTGTACGACATATGGATGGATGCCAGCGGCAACAGGCTCAGCACCTGCACCATTATCACCACCGGGGCCAACAGTCTGATGGCGGATATCCATGACCGGATGCCGGTTATTCTCAGCCGCGAAGCAGAGTCGGAGTGGCTTGACCGCAATAACCGTCAGGTTCCGGACCTGATGAAACTGCTGCGGCCCTATGCCGCGGAGCAGATGCGCGCGTATCCCGTGTCGTCAGCGGTGGGCAATGTGCGGAATGACGCTAAGGAACTGGTTGATGAGGTGAATGAAAGCGCTGGCTAA
- a CDS encoding ATP-dependent DNA ligase: MLLQTAPGPFSQNAFIYEPKIDGHRLIYDQPDASHVHLYTRHNNECTRQYPEINGSTSALFPHDITLDGEIACVDPVTGAVDIEAVTSRLNTKRVDKIRRLMERLPVTYVVFDILRYKGKDLRNRPLMERKAILASLALPNAHFGVIPYVEGMGEALFAQMQARAMEGVVAKRKNSLYETGRRSAAWQKIINWTYAEVYITGYRKQEFGWLAAVPDPSGRLRPAGVIKYGTSTIHRQAFRGMARQLIKSEDKEFVYLEPQMRARVRMRNWTKSGMLRSPVFTGFIV; the protein is encoded by the coding sequence ATGCTGCTGCAAACGGCTCCAGGGCCGTTTTCGCAAAACGCTTTTATATATGAGCCAAAGATCGATGGCCATCGTTTAATATATGATCAACCTGACGCCAGCCACGTCCACCTTTACACGCGCCATAACAACGAATGTACACGCCAGTACCCCGAAATAAATGGAAGTACAAGCGCACTCTTCCCGCACGATATAACGCTTGACGGCGAAATCGCATGCGTTGATCCAGTCACCGGCGCGGTAGATATCGAAGCTGTCACATCTCGATTAAACACAAAACGCGTGGATAAAATACGCAGGCTTATGGAGAGGCTGCCGGTAACATACGTTGTCTTTGATATCTTGCGCTATAAAGGCAAGGACTTGCGCAACAGGCCGCTGATGGAGCGCAAAGCGATCCTCGCAAGCCTGGCGCTTCCAAATGCCCATTTCGGCGTGATCCCGTACGTTGAGGGCATGGGCGAGGCGTTATTTGCGCAAATGCAAGCCCGTGCGATGGAAGGTGTAGTCGCAAAGCGCAAGAACAGTTTATATGAAACTGGCCGCCGATCTGCAGCCTGGCAGAAGATCATTAACTGGACCTATGCAGAGGTGTATATTACAGGCTATCGTAAGCAAGAATTTGGGTGGCTTGCTGCAGTACCTGATCCGTCCGGTAGACTGCGCCCTGCAGGGGTTATTAAGTACGGAACGTCAACGATCCATAGACAGGCATTTCGCGGGATGGCTCGGCAGTTGATTAAAAGCGAGGATAAAGAGTTTGTTTACCTGGAGCCGCAGATGCGAGCGAGGGTACGAATGAGGAACTGGACCAAATCCGGCATGCTGCGGAGTCCAGTGTTTACAGGGTTTATCGTATAG
- a CDS encoding DUF523 domain-containing protein yields the protein MIIVSSCLAGMKVRYNSTDCLDETIHQLLDNNRAVAVCPELLGGFSTPREPAEIVGGDGGAVLDGTAKVMDRLGNDVSEMYIQGAYKTLEQARNAGASIVVLKENSPSCGSSMIYNGAFAGQKIPGEGVTAALLRRNGIEVISEEQLPARLGEMGSLDK from the coding sequence ATGATAATCGTGAGCTCCTGCCTGGCAGGAATGAAGGTAAGGTACAACAGTACAGATTGTTTGGATGAGACGATTCACCAGCTGCTGGATAATAACCGGGCGGTGGCGGTATGCCCCGAGCTTCTTGGCGGGTTCTCCACTCCGAGAGAGCCGGCGGAAATTGTTGGCGGTGATGGGGGAGCCGTGCTGGACGGAACTGCGAAGGTGATGGACCGGCTGGGTAACGATGTCTCCGAAATGTATATCCAAGGTGCCTATAAAACGCTGGAGCAGGCACGAAACGCAGGAGCGTCGATTGTAGTTCTCAAAGAAAACAGCCCTTCCTGCGGGAGCTCCATGATCTACAATGGCGCATTTGCGGGGCAGAAAATTCCGGGTGAGGGTGTGACCGCTGCGCTGCTCAGACGAAATGGCATCGAGGTGATTTCTGAGGAACAGCTCCCCGCCAGATTGGGAGAAATGGGATCCCTGGATAAATAA